Proteins from a single region of Symphalangus syndactylus isolate Jambi chromosome 12, NHGRI_mSymSyn1-v2.1_pri, whole genome shotgun sequence:
- the LOC134734890 gene encoding large ribosomal subunit protein P1-like encodes MASISQLACIYSVFILYEDEVTVREDKINDLIKVAGVNVKFFWPGLFAKALVNVCIWSLICTEGASGSAAAAGAAPAGGPAPSTTTASTKENKVEANKESEEYVEDKSFGLL; translated from the coding sequence ATGGCCTCAATCTCCCAGCTTGCCTGCATCTATTCGGTCTTCATTCTGTATGAGGATGAAGTGACTGTCAGGGAGGATAAGATCAATGACCTCATTAAAGTAGCTGGTGTAAACGTTAAATTTTTTTGGCCTGGCTTGTTTGCAAAAGCCCTGGTCAATGTCTGCATCTGGAGCCTCATCTGCACTGAAGGGGCCAGTGGGTCTGCTGCAGCAGCTGGTGCTGCACCAGCAGGAGGTCCTGCCCCCTCCACCACCACTGCCTCAACCAAGGAGAATAAAGTGGAAGCAAATAAAGAATCTGAGGAGTATGTTGAGGACAAGAGCTTTGGTCTTTTATGA